The Pelorhabdus rhamnosifermentans region CTCTTTCTCGTCGAAGGTAGCCTTTAGCATCACGGATTGCAGGTCGGAGCCAGCGTCCGGCTCGGTCAGGTCCATAGACATGGTTTCTCCCGCGCAGATACGTGGGATGAAACGGCTGTGCTGATCCTCGTTGCCGAACTCATATAAGGTTTCGATACAATCCTGTAATGACCAGATATTACCGAAGCCTGCGTCAGCCGCCGCTACGATCTCCGCGCACATGGTGTACGGCGTGATCGGGAAGTTCAAGCCACCG contains the following coding sequences:
- a CDS encoding acyl-CoA dehydrogenase family protein, with translation GGLNFPITPYTMCAEIVAAADAGFGNIWSLQDCIETLYEFGNEDQHSRFIPRICAGETMSMDLTEPDAGSDLQSVMLKATFDEKE